The stretch of DNA TGTTGAGTTCCCCCATAGATGTTTTGGAAAATAAGTGACATTCAACTCACCGCTTGCTTCCAGGAGTTCTTCAAAGATGTTTAAATTTTTATCTTCAAACTGTTGCATTATAGAGTTTGAATAACATCCGCTACATGAAAAACAGGCATTTCCTATGGATGCTGTTGTGGTTCCTCCAATTTCCTCAATGTTTGTTAATTCAAGAGGATAATCCAAAAATTCATAAACTCTCCTATCTTCATCGGAAAGATTATTTTTCAAATGAATTTTTTTGGTTTTCATATGTTCGACATAGCTTCCATCTTTTTGTTTGCTGCCTTTTTCTAAAATAAGAACCTTTCTTTCCTTTAAGGATAAATCTTTAGCCACAGTTGATCCTCCAGCCCCGGTTCCTATTACAATAACATCATAAATTTTCATCATCCTCCATAATTAACAATTGTTATATTATTTTTTAGTTATATAAGTTTTTCTAAACATCTCTAATCAATGTGATATATTGTTCAAAAATTAAATGGAGTATATTTCCAATTACAAAACATTTATATATCAAAATTACACAATTAATATTATTGGAAAAAATAACTATTGTTATATAGTTAATATTTCGAAGGGATTCTGTTTTTTTCCATGAGCTCGGGTAGGTCTTTAAAACTTGGATTGAAATATTCAAGTCAACCGTTTTATAATCTAAAAAGCTAAAATGAACTCTAGATTATAAAATCAACTCCTTAATAAATATTGGAAAAATAATAAAAAAAGAGCATCACTTGATGCTCTTAAATATTTTAAAAGAGGATACTATGAGCTTAGAAAGAAAAATTAACATTGTTAAAGATATTTTAAAAGATAAAAAAGTTGCTATCGGTTTTTCAGGCGGTGCAGATTCTACATTAATAGCTTACCTATCTTCAAAAGTTGCGGCAGAGACTTTAGCCATAACAATTGATAATCATCTATTGCCAACCGGTTTTGTTGAAAATACTAAAAATGTTGCCAAATCCTTTGGCATAAAACATGAAATAATTGACATCGATTTTTATCAAAAAGACTATTTTTTATTGAATGACTCTAAAAGATGCTATAATTGCAGGACATTAATGTATTCCCAAATTGAGAAAGCAGCCCACGAAAGGGGATATGATTTTATTTGCGATGGGAACAACATCAGTGATTTGGTTATTGACCGTCCGGGAATTTTAGTAACTTATAAAAAAGGGTTTAAAACACCTTTCATTGATGCCAAACTGACATCCAAAGAAATTCATGAATATTTAAACAAACATGATATTCCCTTTTCAAGATCCACAACTTGCCTTGCAACAAGAATTCCTACAGACACCCCGACCACCAAAGAAAAGATTTCAAGAATCAGCTGCTGTGAAGATTATATCTTGGAAAACACTTCTTGTGAAATAGTGAAAGTGAGGGATTTAGGAAAGTACGCTATATGTGAAGTGGATAAATTAAATGAACTATTTAATGACCATAAATATTCTTTAATCAGCGATGAATTAAAAAGGCAAGGGTTTGAAAAAGTCGCTTTAAATTTGTCTGAAATCGATGATGATGAATACATTAAAATCGAGTATAATGACGGGTCATTTTCGTATAAATTACCGTTTAGCATCAATTTAGAAAACAGCGAAAAGATATTGGATGGTGAGATAATCAATAAATCCCCTGAAAAGATTGAAACAAAAAATATTATTGTCAATGAAAACGGTCTGATTGAAGGAAATGACTTTAAAACTTATGATGATGCATTATATTCTTTCATGGAAATATTGCCTAAATTAAGAAGAAATGTTTAGGTGAAGAATGCCCATAGGCAAATAAAATAAAAGAAGTGATGAAATGACAATGCATTAATTGAAATTATTAAGTTCTACAAAAACCCAATGAATAATATGAAAACTGTTCTTACTGATGAAAAGGATGAAAGATTTCAGAATCTTGTATATGAATTGGATAAAGGATATTTTGAACGTATCGGAGAGGATTTGCGAAAATATGAAAGTTACAATGAGTTCAAAAATCCTCATATTGTAATATTGGCATTGGATGGAAATAATCCAGTAGCCTGTGCCAGCTATAGAATATTCTATGCGGATTCTGTTGAATTCAAAAGGGTATTTGTGAAAAAGGAATATCGCAAAAGAGGAATAGCTTATTGTCTTATCAGGACCCTGGAAAAATTAGCGATGGCAAATAATTTCAAATATTCCTATATAGTAACCGGAAAAAAGAATTTCGCAGCAATTAAATTATATAAAAAATTGGATTACCAAGTAATAGATAATTTTGGTCAATTTACTGATGATGATGTGGTTATTTGTATGAAAAAAGAATTTTAATTTCAACCAATAGACATATTAAATAATCTAACTAAAAATTATTTAAATTAATCTTTGATGATAATCAATATGGCTTATGAAATAGTTGTACCACTTATCGAAATTGAAAAATTTTACTTATCAACGCTGTCAGATTGGTTGAAACCCCCATTCATATACAAATCCACCATCTGACTGGCTTGTTCATAATCCACGCTTGCAAAGCCATTTTATCCAAAAAAATAGCTCATCATTTCCCACCTAATTTTATAATACCAATTCCTTCTCCTTTTTAAACATGTCAATTGCATATCTCATTGACCAT from Methanobrevibacter sp. YE315 encodes:
- a CDS encoding 7-cyano-7-deazaguanine synthase, which encodes MSLERKINIVKDILKDKKVAIGFSGGADSTLIAYLSSKVAAETLAITIDNHLLPTGFVENTKNVAKSFGIKHEIIDIDFYQKDYFLLNDSKRCYNCRTLMYSQIEKAAHERGYDFICDGNNISDLVIDRPGILVTYKKGFKTPFIDAKLTSKEIHEYLNKHDIPFSRSTTCLATRIPTDTPTTKEKISRISCCEDYILENTSCEIVKVRDLGKYAICEVDKLNELFNDHKYSLISDELKRQGFEKVALNLSEIDDDEYIKIEYNDGSFSYKLPFSINLENSEKILDGEIINKSPEKIETKNIIVNENGLIEGNDFKTYDDALYSFMEILPKLRRNV
- a CDS encoding GNAT family N-acetyltransferase encodes the protein MKTVLTDEKDERFQNLVYELDKGYFERIGEDLRKYESYNEFKNPHIVILALDGNNPVACASYRIFYADSVEFKRVFVKKEYRKRGIAYCLIRTLEKLAMANNFKYSYIVTGKKNFAAIKLYKKLDYQVIDNFGQFTDDDVVICMKKEF